One genomic window of Diospyros lotus cultivar Yz01 chromosome 8, ASM1463336v1, whole genome shotgun sequence includes the following:
- the LOC127807133 gene encoding transcription factor bHLH112-like isoform X3: MAEEFQAGVCGSVWWSGLPRSSLGMSPCSVAINDMGSFGWPSDLLEVKPRSNIEGSVMFQDIQQKQQDQPDSVCGGGDVLTDSALQMMGIGPLTSSTTTEDWSQTLLSASAGRSENNFNSSILQDDMINPRLNFRQETGMDCPQIHINNYSIPDSTINEFKQTNQEFSLDEPGLNCATSSGDSAATCQGLPSSFRMSSASYNSYSPTLIPTLFDTDHHHQPQQSLFENGSMNYPSATNYRPSLNEFDPSLAKLSPLIRPNSLPKQPPINPFWNATTAAINDIRASIFPSKLFEEKPNSPNVTTKPTSEAVQDSGSAVKKSSSEPAFKKLRIETPSPLPTFKVRKEKLGDRITALQQLVSPFGKTDTASVLQEAIEYIKFLHDQVLSTPYIKNGAPVQRHQATDKLTRDSELGPKQDLRSRGLCLVPISSTLPVATETTADFWTPTFGGTFR; encoded by the exons ATGGCTGAAGAATTCCAAGCTGGAGTTTGTGGCTCAGTCTGGTGGAGTGGTTTGCCGAGAAGCTCACTTGGGATGTCGCCCTGCTCGGTGGCCATCAACGATATGGGAAGCTTTGGCTGGCCAAGCGACTTGTTGGAGGTCAAGCCAAGGTCCAATATTGAGGGCTCCGTAATGTTCCAAGACATACAGCAGAAACAACAGGATCAGCCGGATTCCGTCTGCGGTGGCGGCGACGTTTTAACGGATTCCGCCTTGCAAATGATGGGTATCGGCCCCCTTACATCTTCAACAACAACAGAAGATTGGAGCCAAACTCTACT TAGTGCTAGTGCCGGAAGAAGCGAAAACAATTTCAATTCTTCTATTCTACAAGACGACATGATTAATCCCCGGCTCAACTTCCGGCAAGAAACAGGGATGGATTGTCCTCAAATCCATATCAATAACTATTCCATTCCAGATTCAACCATCAATGAATTCAAACAAACGAATCAAGAGTTTTCGCTGGATGAGCCTGGTCTGAACTGCGCAACCAGCTCCGGCGACTCGGCGGCGACTTGCCAGGGATTGCCGAGCAGCTTTCGGATGAGTTCGGCCTCTTATAATAGCTACTCTCCAACATTGATTCCAACTTTGTTTGACACAGACCATCATCATCAACCACAGCAATCTCTTTTTGAAAATGGGTCCATGAACTATCCATCTGCAACAAATTACAGGCCAAGCTTGAATGAATTTGATCCTTCCTTGGCAAAGTTGTCGCCTTTGATAAGGCCTAATTCACTGCCAAAGCAGCCACCAATTAATCCTTTCTGGAATGCCACCACTGCTGCTATAAACGATATCCGTGCCAgcatttttccttcaaaattgtTTGAAGAGAAACCCAATTCCCCCAATGTCACTACAAag CCCACAAGTGAAGCAGTTCAAGACTCGGGCTCAGCAGTGAAGAAAAGCAGTAGCGAACCTGCATTCAAGAAACTGCGAATTGAAACGCCATCGCCATTGCCAACCTTTAAG GTCCGTAAAGAGAAGCTAGGGGACCGAATAACTGCCCTCCAGCAGCTGGTTTCTCCTTTCGGAAAG ACTGATACTGCATCGGTTCTCCAAGAAGCCATCGAGTACATCAAATTCCTGCATGATCAA GTTTTAAGTACTCCATACATAAAGAATGGAGCTCCGGTTCAGCGCCATCAG GCTACTGATAAACTGACGAGGGACTCCGAATTAGGGCCAAAACAAGACCTAAGAAGCCGGGGGCTTTGTCTGGTTCCGATATCAAGCACCCTTCCAGTTGCCACTGAGACTACGGCTGATTTCTGGACACCAACATTTGGAGGAACATTCAGGTAG
- the LOC127807308 gene encoding (3S,6E)-nerolidol synthase 1-like, with amino-acid sequence MSTKWHLSGDNFLTGKGSSTTEELSVKHERKLKEARQVLEKIGHDTSEALAMIDTLQRLGIDYHFQNEIEAVLQSQYMNPGSFSHPEDNLYDVSTRFRLLRQEGYYVPTDVFNNFKDKEGRFRSELGADIRGLMGLYEASQLSTEGEDILVQAADFSSELLNGGIRNLDHYQARVVHWTLQYPHHKSASRFMVQSFLGDFEGANGWANVLHELAKLDFNMTQSTYQNEILRVSKWWKDTGLAKELRHARDQPLKWHMWSMAAFTNLSNSEERVELTKPISFIYLIDDIFDVYGTLDELTLFTEAVNRWDLAAAEKLPHYIKICFKALDEVTNGIAYKVYRKHGWNPIESLRKTWARLCNAFLVEAKWFASGQLPKAEEYLKNGIISSGVHVALVHMFFLLGHNINKHSVNLVDDNPGIMTSTAAILRLWDDLGSAKDELQDGRDGSYVVCYMKDRRGTSVESARKQVMQMISDSWKRLNRECLRPNPFSATFTKGCLNMARMVSLMYSYDDNQRLPILEDHMKSILSGSVSF; translated from the exons ATGTCGACCAAATGGCACCTCTCCGGGGATAACTTTCTCACCGGAAAAGGCAGCAGCACCACC GAGGAGCTCTCAGTTAAGCATGAGCGGAAGTTGAAGGAAGCCAGGCAAGTGTTGGAAAAGATCGGCCATGACACGTCAGAAGCTCTGGCGATGATCGATACCCTCCAACGCCTAGGAATCGACTATCACTTCCAGAACGAAATTGAAGCTGTTTTGCAGAGCCAATACATGAATCCTGGCAGTTTCAGCCATCCTGAGGATAATCTTTATGACGTTTCAACACGCTTTCGGCTATTGAGGCAAGAAGGTTACTACGTACCCACCG ATGTGTTTAACAACTTCAAGGATAAGGAGGGAAGGTTCAGATCAGAACTAGGAGCAGATATCAGAGGGTTGATGGGTTTATACGAAGCCTCGCAGCTAAGCACAGAAGGAGAAGACATTCTTGTTCAAGCTGCAGACTTTAGTAGTGAACTCCTTAATGGGGGAATAAGAAATCTTGATCATTATCAAGCCAGAGTTGTACATTGGACATTGCAGTATCCTCATCACAAGAGCGCCAGCCGATTCATGGTCCAAAGCTTCCTCGGTGACTTCGAGGGGGCAAATGGATGGGCAAATGTGCTGCACGAGCTAGCGAAACTGGACTTCAATATGACTCAGAGCACGTATCAGAATGAGATACTTCGAGTTTCCAA ATGGTGGAAAGACACAGGTTTGGCGAAGGAGTTGAGACACGCGAGAGACCAGCCACTGAAATGGCATATGTGGTCGATGgctgcattcacaaatctgagCAACTCGGAGGAAAGAGTCGAGCTTACAAAACCCATCTCTTTTATCTACCTGATAGATGACATATTTGATGTTTACGGCACATTAGACGAACTTACTCTCTTCACAGAAGCTGTGAATAG GTGGGATCTTGCCGCTGCAGAGAAACTACCTCACTACATAAAGATCTGTTTCAAGGCCCTTGACGAGGTCACAAACGGAATTGCCTATAAAGTATACCGAAAGCATGGATGGAACCCCATAGAGTCGCTCCGAAAAACG TGGGCGAGGCTGTGCAATGCGTTCTTAGTGGAAGCAAAATGGTTTGCGTCGGGGCAGCTGCCCAAGGCGGAAGAGTATTTGAAGAATGGGATTATCAGTTCGGGCGTGCATGTGGCTTTGGTTCACATGTTCTTTCTGTTGGGGCATAACATCAACAAGCATAGCGTCAATCTTGTCGATGATAATCCAGGGATTATGACTTCTACAGCCGCGATTCTTCGCCTTTGGGATGATTTGGGAAGCGCCAAG GATGAGCTTCAAGACGGGCGCGACGGATCATATGTAGTGTGCTACATGAAGGACCGCAGAGGCACCTCGGTTGAAAGTGCAAGAAAGCAAGTCATGCAAATGATTTCAGATTCATGGAAAAGACTCAACAGGGAATGCCTGCGTCCAAATCCATTTTCAGCAACTTTCACAAAGGGTTGTCTTAACATGGCCCGGATGGTTTCTTTGATGTACAGCTACGATGACAATCAAAGGCTTCCAATCCTTGAAGATCACATGAAGTCAATACTCTCTGGCAGTGTTTCCTTCTAA
- the LOC127807133 gene encoding transcription factor bHLH112-like isoform X2 — protein MAEEFQAGVCGSVWWSGLPRSSLGMSPCSVAINDMGSFGWPSDLLEVKPRSNIEGSVMFQDIQQKQQDQPDSVCGGGDVLTDSALQMMGIGPLTSSTTTEDWSQTLLASAGRSENNFNSSILQDDMINPRLNFRQETGMDCPQIHINNYSIPDSTINEFKQTNQEFSLDEPGLNCATSSGDSAATCQGLPSSFRMSSASYNSYSPTLIPTLFDTDHHHQPQQSLFENGSMNYPSATNYRPSLNEFDPSLAKLSPLIRPNSLPKQPPINPFWNATTAAINDIRASIFPSKLFEEKPNSPNVTTKPTSEAVQDSGSAVKKSSSEPAFKKLRIETPSPLPTFKVRKEKLGDRITALQQLVSPFGKTDTASVLQEAIEYIKFLHDQVSVLSTPYIKNGAPVQRHQATDKLTRDSELGPKQDLRSRGLCLVPISSTLPVATETTADFWTPTFGGTFR, from the exons ATGGCTGAAGAATTCCAAGCTGGAGTTTGTGGCTCAGTCTGGTGGAGTGGTTTGCCGAGAAGCTCACTTGGGATGTCGCCCTGCTCGGTGGCCATCAACGATATGGGAAGCTTTGGCTGGCCAAGCGACTTGTTGGAGGTCAAGCCAAGGTCCAATATTGAGGGCTCCGTAATGTTCCAAGACATACAGCAGAAACAACAGGATCAGCCGGATTCCGTCTGCGGTGGCGGCGACGTTTTAACGGATTCCGCCTTGCAAATGATGGGTATCGGCCCCCTTACATCTTCAACAACAACAGAAGATTGGAGCCAAACTCTACT TGCTAGTGCCGGAAGAAGCGAAAACAATTTCAATTCTTCTATTCTACAAGACGACATGATTAATCCCCGGCTCAACTTCCGGCAAGAAACAGGGATGGATTGTCCTCAAATCCATATCAATAACTATTCCATTCCAGATTCAACCATCAATGAATTCAAACAAACGAATCAAGAGTTTTCGCTGGATGAGCCTGGTCTGAACTGCGCAACCAGCTCCGGCGACTCGGCGGCGACTTGCCAGGGATTGCCGAGCAGCTTTCGGATGAGTTCGGCCTCTTATAATAGCTACTCTCCAACATTGATTCCAACTTTGTTTGACACAGACCATCATCATCAACCACAGCAATCTCTTTTTGAAAATGGGTCCATGAACTATCCATCTGCAACAAATTACAGGCCAAGCTTGAATGAATTTGATCCTTCCTTGGCAAAGTTGTCGCCTTTGATAAGGCCTAATTCACTGCCAAAGCAGCCACCAATTAATCCTTTCTGGAATGCCACCACTGCTGCTATAAACGATATCCGTGCCAgcatttttccttcaaaattgtTTGAAGAGAAACCCAATTCCCCCAATGTCACTACAAag CCCACAAGTGAAGCAGTTCAAGACTCGGGCTCAGCAGTGAAGAAAAGCAGTAGCGAACCTGCATTCAAGAAACTGCGAATTGAAACGCCATCGCCATTGCCAACCTTTAAG GTCCGTAAAGAGAAGCTAGGGGACCGAATAACTGCCCTCCAGCAGCTGGTTTCTCCTTTCGGAAAG ACTGATACTGCATCGGTTCTCCAAGAAGCCATCGAGTACATCAAATTCCTGCATGATCAAGTCAGT GTTTTAAGTACTCCATACATAAAGAATGGAGCTCCGGTTCAGCGCCATCAG GCTACTGATAAACTGACGAGGGACTCCGAATTAGGGCCAAAACAAGACCTAAGAAGCCGGGGGCTTTGTCTGGTTCCGATATCAAGCACCCTTCCAGTTGCCACTGAGACTACGGCTGATTTCTGGACACCAACATTTGGAGGAACATTCAGGTAG
- the LOC127807314 gene encoding DAG protein, chloroplastic — protein sequence MAAVNLYLLSKTPKTHFRPIVAPVLFTSYRLPVPVPFRRSAARRSNHSAHRNLVRAAGDGRRSSGGSNEERETIMLPGCDYNHWLIVMEFPKDPAPTREQMIDTYLNTLATVLGSMEEAKKNMYAFSTTTYTGFQCTVSEETSEKFKGLPGVLWVLPDSYIDVKNKDYGGDKYINGEIIPCKYPTYQPKQSNRSKYESKRYVRQRDGPPSERRQPRQEPTPS from the exons ATGGCAGCTGTCAATCTCTATCTTCTCTCTAAAACACCCAAAACCCACTTCAGACCTATAGTCGCTCCGGTCTTATTCACCTCCTATCGACTCCCCGTACCCGTCCCATTTCGCCGCTCAGCCGCGCGGCGGTCGAACCACAGTGCTCATCGGAATCTGGTCCGGGCCGCCGGCGATGGCAGGAGGAGCAGCGGCGGTAgcaatgaagagagagagacgatAATGCTACCAGGCTGTGACTATAACCACTGGCTGATAGTGATGGAGTTCCCTAAAGACCCTGCACCCACCAGGGAGCAAATGATTGACACCTACCTCAACACTCTCGCCACTGTCCTTGGAAG TATGGAAGAGGCAAAGAAGAACATGTATGCTTTTAGTACCACCACTTACACTGGATTCCAGTGCACTGTATCTGAAGAAACATCCGAGAAATTCAAAG GATTGCCCGGAGTTCTATGGGTACTGCCAGACTCATATATAGATGTTAAAAACAAGGACTATGGAG GAGATAAGTATATCAATGGGGAGATAATTCCTTGCAAGTACCCTACTTATCAACCTAAGCAATCCAACCGATCAAAATATGAGAGTAAACGGTATGTGAGACAGAGGGATGGTCCTCCATCAGAACGAAGGCAGCCACGACAAGAACCAACTCCTTCATAA
- the LOC127807311 gene encoding pentatricopeptide repeat-containing protein At3g13150-like yields MSSTVCSRLHGLFTVRKTTATLSKSPKPTTATAAAAAATAPSPPPSDSSESPSEYRKLRALVKKFKKDCDSSRFRRLSGYGAYEIIVRRLSAAQKFSYIEDILEHQKRYKDITNEGFSIRLISLYGKAGMFDHARKLFDELPQLNCERTVRSFNALLSACVKAKKFDKVGELLSELPEKLCIQLDRVSYNTVIKSFCELGAFDSALSVIDEMEKNGLEPDVITFNILLGAFHRNNKFADADKLWTLMEDKKIVPNVRTYNPKLRALVAVNRISEAVELIEEMRSKGSYPDVFSYNAVIKGFVDSQDLEEAKRWYTEMAKDGCELDIATVSMLGYFVCKMGDFDFALELCKEAISGGCIPYKTMMQLVVDGLIKESKIEDAKELVELGNLQIPMEK; encoded by the coding sequence ATGTCTTCTACAGTATGCAGCCGGCTTCACGGTCTCTTTACCGTCCGGAAAACCACCGCCACTCTATCCAAATCTCCCAAACCCACCACTGCCACCGCCGCCGCAGCAGCAGCTACCGCTCCGAGCCCACCGCCGTCCGATTCGTCGGAATCACCATCCGAGTACCGAAAACTCAGAGCCCTcgtaaaaaaattcaagaaagacTGCGACTCCAGCCGCTTTCGCCGTCTTTCCGGCTACGGAGCCTATGAAATCATTGTTAGGCGCCTCTCTGCCGCGCAGAAATTCTCGTACATTGAGGATATCCTTGAGCACCAAAAGCGGTACAAAGACATCACCAATGAAGGCTTCTCCATTCGTCTCATTTCTTTGTATGGGAAGGCTGGCATGTTCGACCATGCCCGCAAGTTGTTCGACGAATTGCCCCAACTGAACTGTGAGCGCACTGTCAGATCATTCAATGCCCTCCTCTCTGCTTGCGTGAAAGCGAAGAAATTTGACAAAGTTGGGGAGCTTTTGAGCGAGTTACCAGAGAAACTGTGTATTCAGCTCGACAGGGTCTCATACAATACGGTTATTAAATCGTTTTGTGAATTGGGTGCTTTTGATTCTGCTTTATCAGTGATCGATGAGATGGAGAAGAACGGATTGGAGCCTGATGTAATAACCTTCAATATCCTTTTAGGTGCTTTTCATCGGAATAACAAGTTTGCTGATGCAGATAAGCTGTGGACATTGATGGAAGACAAGAAAATTGTTCCTAATGtgagaacttacaatccaaagcTGCGAGCACTGGTTGCTGTTAATCGAATTTCAGAAGCAGTTGAGCTGATTGAAGAAATGAGGAGTAAGGGATCCTATCCTGATGTATTTTCCTACAATGCAGTGATCAAAGGATTTGTTGATAGTCAGGATTTGGAGGAAGCCAAGAGGTGGTACACGGAAATGGCGAAAGATGGTTGTGAACTAGATATTGCAACAGTTTCTATGCTTGGTTATTTTGTTTGTAAAATgggtgattttgattttgctCTCGAGTTGTGCAAAGAGGCTATCAGTGGAGGCTGTATTCCTTACAAGACGATGATGCAACTTGTTGTGGATGGATTGATTAAAGAGTCCAAGATAGAAGATGCAAAGGAGCTTGTGGAGCTTGGCAATCTTCAAATACCCATGGAGAAGTAG
- the LOC127807133 gene encoding transcription factor bHLH112-like isoform X1, translating into MAEEFQAGVCGSVWWSGLPRSSLGMSPCSVAINDMGSFGWPSDLLEVKPRSNIEGSVMFQDIQQKQQDQPDSVCGGGDVLTDSALQMMGIGPLTSSTTTEDWSQTLLSASAGRSENNFNSSILQDDMINPRLNFRQETGMDCPQIHINNYSIPDSTINEFKQTNQEFSLDEPGLNCATSSGDSAATCQGLPSSFRMSSASYNSYSPTLIPTLFDTDHHHQPQQSLFENGSMNYPSATNYRPSLNEFDPSLAKLSPLIRPNSLPKQPPINPFWNATTAAINDIRASIFPSKLFEEKPNSPNVTTKPTSEAVQDSGSAVKKSSSEPAFKKLRIETPSPLPTFKVRKEKLGDRITALQQLVSPFGKTDTASVLQEAIEYIKFLHDQVSVLSTPYIKNGAPVQRHQATDKLTRDSELGPKQDLRSRGLCLVPISSTLPVATETTADFWTPTFGGTFR; encoded by the exons ATGGCTGAAGAATTCCAAGCTGGAGTTTGTGGCTCAGTCTGGTGGAGTGGTTTGCCGAGAAGCTCACTTGGGATGTCGCCCTGCTCGGTGGCCATCAACGATATGGGAAGCTTTGGCTGGCCAAGCGACTTGTTGGAGGTCAAGCCAAGGTCCAATATTGAGGGCTCCGTAATGTTCCAAGACATACAGCAGAAACAACAGGATCAGCCGGATTCCGTCTGCGGTGGCGGCGACGTTTTAACGGATTCCGCCTTGCAAATGATGGGTATCGGCCCCCTTACATCTTCAACAACAACAGAAGATTGGAGCCAAACTCTACT TAGTGCTAGTGCCGGAAGAAGCGAAAACAATTTCAATTCTTCTATTCTACAAGACGACATGATTAATCCCCGGCTCAACTTCCGGCAAGAAACAGGGATGGATTGTCCTCAAATCCATATCAATAACTATTCCATTCCAGATTCAACCATCAATGAATTCAAACAAACGAATCAAGAGTTTTCGCTGGATGAGCCTGGTCTGAACTGCGCAACCAGCTCCGGCGACTCGGCGGCGACTTGCCAGGGATTGCCGAGCAGCTTTCGGATGAGTTCGGCCTCTTATAATAGCTACTCTCCAACATTGATTCCAACTTTGTTTGACACAGACCATCATCATCAACCACAGCAATCTCTTTTTGAAAATGGGTCCATGAACTATCCATCTGCAACAAATTACAGGCCAAGCTTGAATGAATTTGATCCTTCCTTGGCAAAGTTGTCGCCTTTGATAAGGCCTAATTCACTGCCAAAGCAGCCACCAATTAATCCTTTCTGGAATGCCACCACTGCTGCTATAAACGATATCCGTGCCAgcatttttccttcaaaattgtTTGAAGAGAAACCCAATTCCCCCAATGTCACTACAAag CCCACAAGTGAAGCAGTTCAAGACTCGGGCTCAGCAGTGAAGAAAAGCAGTAGCGAACCTGCATTCAAGAAACTGCGAATTGAAACGCCATCGCCATTGCCAACCTTTAAG GTCCGTAAAGAGAAGCTAGGGGACCGAATAACTGCCCTCCAGCAGCTGGTTTCTCCTTTCGGAAAG ACTGATACTGCATCGGTTCTCCAAGAAGCCATCGAGTACATCAAATTCCTGCATGATCAAGTCAGT GTTTTAAGTACTCCATACATAAAGAATGGAGCTCCGGTTCAGCGCCATCAG GCTACTGATAAACTGACGAGGGACTCCGAATTAGGGCCAAAACAAGACCTAAGAAGCCGGGGGCTTTGTCTGGTTCCGATATCAAGCACCCTTCCAGTTGCCACTGAGACTACGGCTGATTTCTGGACACCAACATTTGGAGGAACATTCAGGTAG